In Streptomyces sp. NBC_00448, the following are encoded in one genomic region:
- a CDS encoding HemK2/MTQ2 family protein methyltransferase, with protein MTTVAVPLRRGSGKVWALPGVYTPQADTRLLGRALRAEEALAGADVLEIGTGSGALAVLAARMGARVAATDVSWRAVMSARANAVLQRQRVRVRRGDLAGPAGGRTYDMVVTNPPYVPSPQSRPPAGAARAWDAGNDGRHVVDRVCSHAPALLRPAGVLLMVHSGLCGVDLTLGQLESAGLPAEVVAREYVPFGPVLGRRLPWLRAQGLIGPADEHEELVVIRAART; from the coding sequence GTGACGACCGTCGCTGTGCCACTCCGCCGAGGCTCCGGCAAGGTGTGGGCGCTACCGGGGGTGTATACGCCGCAGGCCGACACGCGGCTGCTCGGCCGTGCCCTGCGGGCGGAGGAGGCGCTGGCAGGAGCGGACGTGCTCGAGATCGGAACCGGCAGCGGGGCGCTGGCGGTGCTGGCCGCGCGGATGGGCGCCCGGGTGGCTGCCACCGACGTCTCCTGGCGGGCGGTGATGAGCGCCCGTGCCAACGCGGTGCTGCAGCGGCAGCGTGTTCGGGTCCGCCGCGGCGACCTGGCCGGCCCGGCCGGGGGGCGCACCTACGACATGGTCGTGACCAACCCGCCCTATGTGCCCTCGCCGCAGTCGCGGCCGCCGGCCGGCGCCGCCAGGGCCTGGGACGCGGGAAACGACGGGAGGCACGTCGTGGACCGGGTCTGCTCGCACGCTCCGGCGCTGCTGCGCCCGGCCGGCGTCCTGCTGATGGTGCACTCCGGCCTGTGCGGGGTGGACCTCACCCTGGGGCAACTGGAGAGTGCCGGTCTGCCCGCCGAGGTCGTGGCGCGTGAGTACGTGCCCTTCGGGCCGGTACTCGGACGCCGCCTGCCCTGGCTGCGGGCGCAGGGCCTGATCGGACCGGCCGACGAGCACGAGGAACTGGTGGTCATCCGTGCCGCGCGAACCTGA
- a CDS encoding iron-containing redox enzyme family protein translates to MATRNSTERDRTAPAVPCSRGPLSSAVVVALTANHRPGPHHLRHAATTDAPYGDDLQLALYLLYELHYRGFAGVDESMEWAPVLAPLREALEDRFLRALRADVPGRAPEDAFADLLVEPADRSGSVAYHLEHEGALGQVREYAALRSLYHLKEADPHAWVIPRLRGRAKAAMVAIEYDEFGAGRAEEVHARLFADLMDDLGLDTAYGRYVDHAPAEMLAVVNLMTLFGMHRRSRGALVGHFGCVEVTSSPGSRRLAAAMRRTGAGPAAVRFYTEHVEADAVHEQVVRHEVVGGLLADEPHLAGDVAFGVDATVLLEDRLAAHLLRAWRSGGSALRQSL, encoded by the coding sequence GTGGCGACCCGGAATAGCACCGAGCGCGACCGGACCGCACCCGCGGTGCCCTGCTCACGCGGACCGCTGTCGAGTGCCGTGGTGGTGGCCCTGACCGCGAACCACCGGCCCGGCCCGCACCACCTGCGCCACGCGGCCACGACCGACGCGCCCTACGGGGACGACCTGCAACTGGCCCTCTACCTGCTGTACGAACTGCACTACCGTGGCTTCGCCGGGGTCGACGAGTCCATGGAATGGGCGCCCGTCCTCGCGCCGCTCCGGGAGGCGCTGGAGGACCGCTTCCTGCGTGCACTGCGCGCCGACGTACCCGGCCGCGCTCCGGAGGACGCGTTCGCCGACCTCCTCGTCGAGCCCGCCGACCGGAGCGGGAGCGTCGCGTACCACCTCGAACACGAGGGCGCCCTGGGGCAGGTGCGCGAGTACGCGGCCCTGCGCTCGCTGTACCACCTGAAGGAGGCCGACCCGCACGCCTGGGTCATCCCACGACTGCGCGGGCGGGCGAAGGCCGCCATGGTCGCCATCGAGTACGACGAGTTCGGTGCGGGAAGGGCCGAGGAGGTGCACGCCCGGCTCTTCGCCGACCTGATGGACGACCTTGGTCTGGACACCGCCTACGGCCGCTACGTGGACCACGCGCCCGCGGAGATGCTCGCCGTCGTCAACCTGATGACGCTGTTCGGCATGCACCGCAGGTCGCGGGGGGCTCTGGTGGGGCACTTCGGCTGCGTCGAGGTGACCTCGTCGCCCGGCTCGCGGCGACTCGCGGCCGCCATGCGCCGTACCGGGGCCGGCCCCGCGGCCGTGCGGTTCTACACCGAGCACGTCGAGGCGGACGCGGTCCACGAGCAGGTGGTACGGCACGAGGTGGTCGGCGGGTTGCTCGCCGACGAGCCGCACCTGGCCGGCGACGTCGCCTTCGGGGTGGACGCCACCGTCCTTCTGGAGGACCGCCTGGCCGCGCACCTCCTGCGTGCGTGGCGGTCGGGAGGATCAGCCCTGCGCCAGTCGCTGTGA
- a CDS encoding SRPBCC family protein: protein MATDQKTNETDPSPITLLRHEVSHYLSARAKHAARKAGSRLTDATDKLMDVDEDSGTVPKVGKRVLHGESPAAAIAAEKGEDIKSGVTGKIKDAVSGGGSGDDSSGDTKATNIVEMIDVGVPLRTAYDHWTEYENFSGFTKGVQQAERGEEATSEWTVKIGPSTRSWKATVQEQLPDDRIVWKSEGSLGTTQGAVSFHEITPTLTRIILVLVYYPTGIVEKTGNLWRAQGRRARLDFKNFQRYVTFAEEEAEGWRGEIREGEVVQTHEEAMEQEEAEADDEDESDEDAEDDEEEEGVDEDDEAEEEAG, encoded by the coding sequence ATGGCGACCGACCAGAAGACCAACGAAACCGACCCGAGCCCGATCACCCTGCTCAGGCACGAAGTCAGCCACTATCTCAGCGCCCGCGCCAAACACGCCGCCCGCAAGGCCGGAAGCAGGCTGACCGACGCGACCGACAAGCTGATGGATGTCGACGAGGACAGCGGCACCGTCCCGAAGGTCGGCAAGCGCGTCCTGCACGGTGAGTCGCCGGCCGCCGCGATCGCCGCCGAGAAGGGCGAGGACATCAAGAGCGGCGTCACCGGGAAGATCAAGGACGCCGTCTCCGGCGGTGGTTCGGGCGACGACTCGTCGGGCGACACCAAGGCCACGAACATCGTCGAGATGATCGACGTCGGGGTTCCGCTGCGCACCGCGTACGACCACTGGACCGAGTACGAGAACTTCAGCGGGTTCACCAAAGGGGTCCAGCAGGCTGAGCGCGGCGAAGAGGCGACCAGCGAGTGGACGGTCAAGATCGGCCCGTCCACCCGGAGTTGGAAGGCGACCGTCCAGGAGCAGCTTCCCGACGACCGTATCGTCTGGAAGTCCGAGGGGTCCCTGGGCACCACGCAGGGTGCCGTCAGCTTCCACGAGATCACCCCGACGCTCACCCGGATCATCCTCGTCCTCGTCTACTACCCGACCGGCATCGTGGAGAAGACCGGCAACCTCTGGCGTGCTCAAGGCCGCCGGGCGCGGCTGGACTTCAAGAACTTCCAGCGGTACGTGACTTTCGCCGAGGAGGAGGCCGAGGGCTGGCGCGGCGAGATCCGCGAGGGCGAGGTCGTACAGACCCACGAGGAGGCCATGGAACAAGAGGAGGCGGAAGCGGACGACGAGGACGAAAGCGACGAGGACGCCGAGGACGACGAGGAAGAAGAAGGCGTCGACGAGGACGACGAGGCCGAGGAAGAGGCCGGCTGA
- a CDS encoding CDGSH iron-sulfur domain-containing protein: MPREPETHETDSRETDSRETRSREAVAHPDPREVEPSEPELRDAVRDRRPRRITVDPEGPILVEGPVEVVREDGTVAASDRFAVAICTCRRTRTAPWCDTSHRRHRRPCGTEHPGRDEPRGDPE; the protein is encoded by the coding sequence GTGCCGCGCGAACCTGAGACGCACGAGACCGACTCACGCGAGACCGACTCACGCGAGACCAGGTCACGCGAGGCCGTCGCGCACCCCGACCCTCGTGAAGTCGAGCCGAGCGAGCCCGAGTTGCGCGACGCCGTACGGGATCGCCGCCCCCGCCGGATCACCGTCGATCCCGAGGGGCCGATCCTGGTCGAGGGCCCGGTCGAGGTGGTCCGTGAAGACGGCACCGTGGCTGCCAGCGACAGGTTCGCGGTCGCGATCTGCACGTGCCGGCGTACCCGAACCGCCCCCTGGTGCGACACCAGCCACCGCCGTCACCGCCGTCCGTGCGGGACCGAACACCCCGGAAGGGACGAGCCACGTGGCGACCCGGAATAG